The Spiroplasma endosymbiont of Crioceris asparagi genome contains the following window.
TCATTTCATGAAATTAACAATATTGCATTAGAAGGTGTAATTGATGCTCATACAAATGATGGAAAAGTTCCAAATATTATTTTGGATTTTGAAAAAATGGATAGCGAAATGTTTGGTTATGCATCATATTGATTTATGAAAGCTTGTGCAATGAGCGCTTATTTATTAGAAATTAATCCATTTAACCAACCAGGGGTTGAAATTTATAAAAAAAACATGTTTAAACTATTAAAAAAACCCGGTTATTAGAAAGAAGGTTTTAAAATGTTAAGCAAAGAAAATTTACTTTTAATTTGTGAAAAACAAAAAGAATTAGATTTTTATATTTATAAAAAGAAAAAAATAATTATGAACAAAAAACTATACAATCAAAAAGCAATTGCTTTGATTGTTGAATTTTTTGAATTTTTAAATGAAACAAAATTTTTTAAATATTGATCAAGCAAAAAAAATGTTGTTGATCATGCAAAAATTGTTGAAGAATTTGTAGATGTAATTCACTTTGCATTTTCTATTGGAAATAATCTTAAATATGATTTTGCAAAACATAATTTTATAAGTAAAACTTCTACTTTAGAAGAAGCTACATTGAAATTTGTTGAATCATTTACAAATTTAATAAAAGAAAATACTACTAAAAATTTTTCAAGTATGTTTAATAGATTATTTAATATTGCTGAATTACTAAAAATTAGTGAAACTGAAATCATGGAAGTGTATTTAAAGAAAAATAAAATTAATATTGAAAGACAAGATAATGGATATTAAAACGATTACTAGTACAAAAAATGATTTGATTAAAAATTTAATTAAATTAAAATCACAACCAACTAAAGAAATGTATTTTGTTGAAGGGAAAAACATTGTTAAAGAGACACTTGCAAAAAACATTGTTATAAAAGTTTTTTGTGTTGAAGAAGAAATAACAGTTACAAAACAATACAATGTTGAAACAATTATTATTTCTAAAGCAGTTGCTGATAAACTAAGTGAAGTTAAGACAAACCAAGGAATTTTTGCAATATGTAAAATTAACCAGTCAGAAATAGATTTTAATAGCAATGTTTTAATTCTAGATAATATACAAGATCCTGGTAATATGGGAACTTTATTAAGAAGCGCGGCAGCATTTGGTTTTAAAACAGTAATTGCTTCAGAAACTAGCACAAGCTTTTTTAATCAAAAAACGATTCGCTCTGCTCAAGGAAATCATTTAAGTTTAAATTTGATTAAAGCAAATCTTGAGGAAATAATTGAGATATTAAGAAGGGCGAATTATAAAATTATTGGGACCTTTATTAACCAAAAAAATGATGTAAATATTATTAACAATAACAAGTTAGCTTTAATTCTTGGAAATGAAGGAAATGGAATTGACTTGAAATTTAAGGCAATGATTGATTATAATATATTAATTGAAATGAATAATAATGTTGAATCATTAAATGTTGGTGTAGCAGGATCAATAATTATGCATGATTTCTTTAATCAAAAAAATAGGAGTTAAAATGATTGAATTTAAAGCATTAATAAATGGTGAATTTGTTAAAACTACTAAAAAATTAGAAATAATTTCACCAGTTAACAATAATGTGGCTGGTGTTGTAAGTTCACTTGTTAAAGAAGATATTGATAAAGCATATAAAGTTGCTAAAATTGCGCAAGAAGAGTGAGCTAATAAAAAATTAGTTGATAGAATTAAATATATTAATTCATTTAAAGAATTAATTGTTAAAAACAAACAAAGAATCGCTGAACTGATTATGATTGAAATTGCTAAATCTAAAAAAGATGCACTTGGTGAAGTTGAAAGAACTGTGGAGTTAATTGAATTTACAATTGAAGAAGTAAAAAGGATTTATCCAATCGCAAAAGATGGTAAAGCATTTGGTATTGAAAACAAAATTGGTATTTTTGAAAGAGAACCACTAGGAGTAATTTGTGCAATCTCACCATTTAACTATCCATTTAATTTAGCACTAGCAAAAATTATCCCAGCACTTTTAGTTGGTAATGCTGTTGTTTTTAAACCAGCAACCCAAGGTTCTTTAGTGGGATGTTTCTTAGGTGAATTAAGCGTACTTGCCAAATTTCCTAAAGGAATCTTTAATGTGGTAACTGGTAGGGGTAGAGATATTGGTGATGAAATTGTTTCTCATGAAGAAATTGATATGATATCATTTACTGGTTCAGTTGCTGTTGGAAAACATATTCAAGCAATTGCTAAAACTGCCAATATTGTATTAGAACTTGGAGGAAAAGATCCAGCAGTTGTACTTGATGATAAAGATTTGGAACACTATGCATCTGAAATTGTTGCGGGAGCATTTGGTTATTCTGGACAAAGATGTACTGCAATTAAAAGGGTGATTACTACAAACGAGATTGCTGATAAATTGGTTCCGATTTTAGTTGATAAAGTAAACAAATTAACTGTTGGGAATCCAGAAAAAAATTGTAACATAACACCATTAATTGATACTAAAACAAAAGATTATGTTTTAGGTCTAATAACCGAAGCAAAAGAAAAAGGTGCAAAAGCACTTAATGGTGATCGCAGCAAAGGTAATTTGGTTTGGCCAACACTTGTTGATTATGTAACAACTGAGATGAAATTGGCATGAGAAGAACCTTTTGGACCAGTACTGCCAATCATTAGAATTGACAAAATTTCAGAAATTGTTAAAGTAGTAAATGAATCAAATTTTGGTTTACAAGCTAGTTTATTTACCCAAAACATAAATGATGCCTTTATTATTGCTAAAAAACTAAAAGTAGGAACAGTTAATATAAATGGTAAATCACAAAGAGGACCAGATAATTTTCCTTTTTTAGGAATTAAAGATTCTGGTGTTGGTGTTCAAGGTATTGAAGAAAGTATTTTAAGTATGACAAGATACAAAGGAATAGTTATTAACTATAGAGGAGAATAAAATGGAAATTATTACATTAGTACTAGAAGAAGCCGACAAAGTAGATAATGTTAAATCAATAATTGCAATTATTTTAATGGCAATAGGTTTTGTTTTAGCAACAACATTTATTTTTTTAACAATTAATTTTAGAAAAAATAGAGTTATGAAAAACTTTGAAAATGACCGTAGTAAAATTCAGTCTTGAAAAGATTTTATTAAACTAAATATTTATCCATTTTTAGCAATTATGGGAATAATTATTTTAGTGGTTGGTATCTATTTAGAAATTACCTCACATCATCATTAAATATAAACAAAATGCACTTGCATTTTTTTTGTTTTTTTGTATATTAATAGGGAGAGGTATTGATTTATGAATACTAAAGAAATAACTTACCTAGGAGCTATTATTTTTTTGCTAATTGTTGAAGTTATTTTGTTGTTATTTTATTTTTATTTTAAAAATAAACGTTCTCATCAGATATACTTTAAAGCACAAAAAAGTAGTGAGTCTCTTTGAGATTTTACTAAAAAACACTTATTATCATTTTCAATGATTTTTGTGATGGTTTTAATAATTTCTTTTGTAATGTTATGAATTAGTAATTAATACCTCGACTAGAAAAGAAAGGAATTAAAATGAATTCTAAACAAAAAACAAAAACAAATGTTTTTGCTCAAATAATGCCAACACTTTCAAAACTTGGTAAATCATTTTTACTTCCAATTGCCTTACTTCCAATAGCTGGATTATTTTTAGCAATTGGAGCAACTATTACAGCAAAAATTACTAATCATGATGCATTTTTCTATGTTATTGGAGACATAATGAATAAAATGGGTAACGTGGCTTTTGCTAACTTACCAGTATTTTTTGCAATTGCAGTTGCGATTTCATTTACAGGAGATTCAGGTGTTGCAGCTTTAACTGCTGTGCTTGCATTCTTAGTATTTAATGCATTTCAAACTCCATTAATAAAAGATATGGGGGCAGATAAATTTAAAATTTTATTTATAAAAGATATAGATAAGGGTTTATTTACAGACAATTTAGGTGTTCATTCACTAAATACTGGGGTTTTTGCCGCAATATTTGTTGGAGCTATTTCTGCAAAAATGTATAACAAATTTCATAAAACACAATTGCCAGCAGCAATTGGATTTTTTTCGGGTTCTAAATTAGTTCCAATTGTTACATTCTTTGCAATCATTCCTTTATCAATAATTTTCTTAATTATTTGACCATTCATTGGTAAGGGATTATCAGCATTCGGAACATGAACTGGTTCGCTTCCAAACGGAGTTTCTTCATTAATTTATGAAATTATTGAAAGATCATTAGTTCCATTTGGATTACACCACGTTTATTATTCACCATTATGATGAACTGGAGCTGGAGGAGATTTATTAAAATCACTTCAAGATTTTTTAAATAAAGGTCATCAAACATTTGCAGATGGTAAATCAGTTCAAGATGCTATAAATGCAATCATTAATAATAAAGATGCTTCATCTCCTTTAGGTGATCAAACAATTATTATGTGAATTATTGGTCACTCAAACTTAATGACATTTGCTGATGCTAAAGAAGTTGGATTAAATCTAGGTCAATTTATGACTGGTAAATTTGGATTTATGTTATTAGGATTGCCAGCTGCTGCTGTTGCAATGTGATTAACAGTTCCAAAAGAAAATAGAAAACAAGTTATGGGGATTTACTTCTCAGCAGCATTCTGCTGTATGTTGACTGGTATTACTGAACCACTAGAATATACATTCTTATTCGTGGCCCCTTGATTATTTTATGGAGTACACATGCCATTGGCTTCAATCGCATTCTTCTTATGTGGATTAATGCAAGTTCATATTGGGCAAACTGTTTCAGGAGGATTAATTGACTTCGTGGTATTTGGAATAGTACCTTGAGCAGGTGGAAACAACACTAATGCAATTCACATATTCTGAATTGCACCGTTAATGGGAATTCTATATTTCTTTGCATTCTCATTTGCAATCAGATTTGCAAATAGTAGAAGATTAAAAGCTGGTTTAACTGAAATTGAATTACCAGGATTTGGTAATGAAATGGCACTAAAAACTAAAGCAGACTTTATTGCTAAAAAAGAAGGTGCAGTAAGTGCTGAACCTTCAGAATTATATGATGTTAACAATCCTAAAGCAGTAAAAGCATTTAAATTAATTGCATGTTTTGGTGGAGAAGAAAATATTGAAAATGTTGACTCATGTGCATCAAGACTAAGAATTACAGTTGTTGATGGATCAAAAGTTGACGTTGAAGGTATTAAAGCCTTAGGTGGATGTAATGGTGTTCTTGTTAAAGGGAAAGCTATTCAAGCAGTGTATGGTGGAGAACAAGAAGTTATTAAACCATATATGAAAGAAATTCTTGTAAAAATGAGAAACCAAAATAACTAATTTATCAAAATAAAAAAAGGTCATTGACCTTTTTTTTGATTTAAATTTCTCCAGTAATTTTTACAAATTTACTTACTAATTCAGGACCTTGAACTGATTGGTGTTCAAACATACTTGATTTTTTAGTATCTAATGATTTAATTTTTTCTAAATCATCAGCATCCAATTTAAAGTCGAAAATATCAAAATTTTGTTTAATACGTTCTTCGTTAACTGATTTAACAGCAAAGGGGATGTTTCTTTCTAATAATCATCTTAAGATTACTTGTGCTGCTGACTTGTTATATTTTTTTCCAATACTTACAAGAATCTCATTTGTAAAGATATTATTTTTTCCTTCAGCAAATGGTGCTCACGCTTGGGGAACAACATTGTATTTATGGTTAACTGCAACTGCTTCTTCTTGTTGGAAGAATGGATTGATTTCTATTTGGTTAACTGCAGGTATAACTCCTGATTCATTTAATAAACAAATATCGGCTAATCTTCCTGGATAAAAGTTTGATACTCCAATTGATTTAATTTTTCCTTCTTTTTGTAAATCAGCTAAAGCACGATATGCTTCATGATAATTTGAAAAAGGTTGGTGTAATAAAACTAGATCAACATAACTCATTTGTAATCTTTTTAATGAGCGTTCAACAGAAGCTTTAGTTTTTTCATAACCGAAGTTTGAAACTCAAACTTTAGTTGTGATAAATAATTCCTCACGTTTTAAGCCACATTTTTTAACTGCATTACCAACAGCTTCTTCATTATAGTATGCTTGGGCAGTATCAATTAAACGATATCCTGTTTTGATTGCTGCTAACACAGCTTCTTCACATTGTTTTGCATCTTTTATTTGGTAAACACCAAATGCAACCATTGGCATTTTATTGCCATCATTTAATTTTATATAATTCATTTTTTTAACCTCACTTATTAATATTAATACTTATAGTAATTAAAGACAATAAATATTATAAAATATACTAAGAAGGTATTATATGAGACTAAAAATTTTATTAGGGATTTATGTTTTTGCAATCATCATTGTAATTATTGGAAACACTGTTTATATTCACAGCAATTCAGTGAATGTTTGAATGGTATTGTTTGTACTTGTAGAAATAGCAGCATTTATTTCAGCAACTTGAATGATTATTGAATTATTTTTTAAGTGAACTCAATTAGTTGATGGTAATATTCCACTTTTTAGTAAACAACCAAAAACTCCTAAAGAAAAACCAATTAAAATAAAAAAACAAAAACCTAATCCTAAAGAAGAAATCGAAGAAGACATTCCCCAACTATTTGCTTCTGAAAAACCAATATCAAGAATGAAACAAAGTATTGATGATTTTGAGATTGAACATAACTTAGCAGAAAAAACTGCATTAGTTTATGAAACAACACCTGAAAAAGAAGTTAATAATTTTTCAAATTACGATAATAAAGATAAATTGAGTGATTATGAAAACACTTTATTAAAAGGAATTATGGGTAGTGATGATTCTATTGATAATGTTAATGATTTAAATCAAAAACCATTGTTAAATAATCAAAAAACATTAATTATTCCTAAAAGGGCACAAGAAAGAGCTGATGAAATAAAACGCGGCATGAGCGATATTAATTTTAATATTCCCAGTTCTAAAAAAGGGGAATATTTAGATAGTCCTAAACCAAGAAGTGCCGTTCAATATGATGCAAATAATAATGCTGATATTGATAAGTATCTTAATAAAGATGCTGATCGAATTTGAGATGCAATTAAATCTCAAGAAAAAGCAATTAAAAACTTAGCTAATACAATTAAGTTAAATAAATTTAATGTAATGGATGAAGTTAATGAAGATTTAGATGATGACGACGATGATGACATTAACGTTATAGAACAAGAATCATTTGTAGCAAAACCTAAAGTTTCTGCAAATAATAATATTGATAACGAAGTGGAAGATCCTTTAGCAAATATTTTAGATGAGCAAAACTTTTATGAACCAGAGTCTAAAAAATTCTATAAAGAAAATCAAATTGAATTAGATGATTATTTAGCTGATAATAAATCATTTGATGACGATGACTATGAATAGTGCAATTAAATAACTAAAAAAAATAAAAATTTAGCAAAAAATTAAATTTTTATTTTTTTTTATTTTTTTTGCAACAAATTATTTTTATTGTGTTATTATTTTATATGTGTTCACAAATTTGTAAACACGGTAAACAATTGATGTAATTTACATTAGTTGAAACGATCTTTGAAAACTAGATAGAACAACCAAAAAAACTTGTAAAATACAAATTTTTTTAAGTAATAAATCATACGATATCGAGTTATGAATCAAACAACAATTTTAAATGAGAGTTTGATCCTGGCTCAGGATGAACGCTGGCGGCATGCCTAATACATGCAAGTCGAACGGGGTGCTTGCACCCAGTGGCGAACGGGTGAGTAACACGTATCTAATCTACCTTTTAGTGGGGGATAACAGTTGGAAACGACTGCTAATACCGCATGCGACACTCTTTGGCATCAAGGAGTGTTGAAAGGCCCGTGTGGGTCGCTAGAAGATGAGGATGCGGCGTATTAGTTAGTAGGCGAGGTAATGGCTCACCTAGACGATGATACGTAGCCGAACTGAGAGGTTGATCGGCCACATTGGGACTGAGATACGGCCCAAACTCCTACGGGAGGCAGCAGTAGGGAATTTTTCACAATGGGCGAAAGCCTGATGAAGCAATGCCGCGTGAATGATGAAGGTCTTCGGATTGTAAAGTTCTGTTGTAAGGGAAGAAAAGCTAGAGTAGGAAATGCCTTTAGTCTGACGGTACCTTACTAGAAAGCCACGGCTAACTATGTGCCAGCAGCCGCGGTAATACATAGGTGGCAAGCGTTATCCGGATTTATTGGGCGTATAGGGTGCGTAGGCGGTTTAGTAAGTCTGAGGTTAAATTCTGGAGCTCAACTCCAGTTCGCCTTGGAAACTGCTTTACTAGAATACAGAAGAGGTAGATGGAATTCCATGTGTAGCGGTAAAATGCGTAGATATATGGAGGAACACCAGTGGCGAAGGCGGTCTACTGGTCTGTTATTGACGCTGAGGCACGAAAGCGTGGGGAGCAAATAGGATTAGATACCCTAGTAGTCCACGCCGTAAACGTTGAATACTAAGTATTGGGATTTTCTCAGTGCTGCAGCTAACGCATTAAGTATTCCGCCTGAGTAGTATGCTCGCAAGAGTGAAACTTAAAGGAATTGACGGGGACCCGCACAAGTGGTGGAGCATGTGGTTTAATTCGAAGCAACGCGAAGAACCTTACCAAGGCTTGACATACAGTGCAAAGCTACAGAGATGTAGTGGAGGTTAACATTGATACAGGTGGTGCATGGTTGTCGTCAGCTCGTGCCGTGAGGTGTTAGGTTAAGTCCTGTAACGAGCGCAACCCTTGTCATTAGTTACTAACATTCAGTTGAGCACTCTAATGAGACTGCTAGTGTAAGCTAGAGGAAGGTGGGGATGACGTCAAATCAGCATGCCCCTTATGTCTTGGGCTACACACGTGCTACAATGGCTGGTACAAAGAGTCGCAAACTCGCGAGAGTGAGCTAATCTCAAAAGCCAGTCTCAGTTCGGATTGAAGTCTGCAACTCGACTTCATGAAGCCGGAATCACTAGTAATCGCGAATCAGCAACGTCGCGGTGAATACGTTCTCGGGTCTTGTACACACCGCCCGTCAAACCATGAGAGTTGGCAATACCAGAAGCGCGTATCTTAACCGTAAGGAGAGAGCGCACCAAGGTAGGGTTAGCGATTGGGGTTAAGTCGTAACAAGGTATCCGTACGAGAACGTGCGGATGGATCACCTCCTTTCTATGGAGTAATAGAAACAAAAGTCTTAGATTCAGAGACTTTCCAAAAACAACTGATATCGATATTAGTTCTATCTAGTTTTCAGGGATTGTTTAATTTACAATCTCTGAAAAAATCATTCTTTGAAAACTGAATATTAGATGAAATTAGACAATTTTCCAGCACATTAATTTATTAGTGTGCTTGTAACAAAAATTCAAAATTCAATAAGTTTTGTTTAAATGTGGAAAAAAAACTAAAATTTCAAAATAGTTATTATAAATGCAATAGGTTTTTCTTTAAAAAGTATAGTAAGGGCGTATGGTGAATGCCTTGGAAAATGGAGCCGATGAAGGACGCGATTACCTGCGAAAAGCGCCGGGGAGCTGGAAGTAAGCTTTGATCCGACGATATCCGAATGGGGAAACCCACTATGATTAATCTCATAGTATCCATAAATGAATACATAGTTTATGAGAAGGGAACCTTGGGAACTGAAACATCTTAGTACCAAGAGGAAGAGAAAACGAATGTGATTCCGTAAGTAGCGGCGAGCGAAAGCGGAACAGGCCAAACCGGTTTTAACCGGGGTTGTAGGACTCCTATTAGAGTTACAAAATTTATATATAGTGGAAACTGTTGGGAAGCAGTGCCGTAGATGGTGATAGCCCAGTACACGAAATATATAAATCTCGAAGGAGTATCCTGAGTACGGCGGGGCACGTGAAACCCTGTCGGAATCCACCCAGACCACTGGGTAAGCCTAAATACTACCATTTTACCGATAGTGAACCAGTACCGTGAGGGAAAGGTGAAAAGTACCCCGAGAGGGGAGTGAAATAGTTCCTGAAACCATATGCTTACAAGAAGTTAGAGCCCGTTAATGGGTGATAG
Protein-coding sequences here:
- a CDS encoding aldo/keto reductase; this translates as MNYIKLNDGNKMPMVAFGVYQIKDAKQCEEAVLAAIKTGYRLIDTAQAYYNEEAVGNAVKKCGLKREELFITTKVWVSNFGYEKTKASVERSLKRLQMSYVDLVLLHQPFSNYHEAYRALADLQKEGKIKSIGVSNFYPGRLADICLLNESGVIPAVNQIEINPFFQQEEAVAVNHKYNVVPQAWAPFAEGKNNIFTNEILVSIGKKYNKSAAQVILRWLLERNIPFAVKSVNEERIKQNFDIFDFKLDADDLEKIKSLDTKKSSMFEHQSVQGPELVSKFVKITGEI
- a CDS encoding NADP-dependent glyceraldehyde-3-phosphate dehydrogenase, translating into MIEFKALINGEFVKTTKKLEIISPVNNNVAGVVSSLVKEDIDKAYKVAKIAQEEWANKKLVDRIKYINSFKELIVKNKQRIAELIMIEIAKSKKDALGEVERTVELIEFTIEEVKRIYPIAKDGKAFGIENKIGIFEREPLGVICAISPFNYPFNLALAKIIPALLVGNAVVFKPATQGSLVGCFLGELSVLAKFPKGIFNVVTGRGRDIGDEIVSHEEIDMISFTGSVAVGKHIQAIAKTANIVLELGGKDPAVVLDDKDLEHYASEIVAGAFGYSGQRCTAIKRVITTNEIADKLVPILVDKVNKLTVGNPEKNCNITPLIDTKTKDYVLGLITEAKEKGAKALNGDRSKGNLVWPTLVDYVTTEMKLAWEEPFGPVLPIIRIDKISEIVKVVNESNFGLQASLFTQNINDAFIIAKKLKVGTVNINGKSQRGPDNFPFLGIKDSGVGVQGIEESILSMTRYKGIVINYRGE
- a CDS encoding dUTP diphosphatase, producing MLSKENLLLICEKQKELDFYIYKKKKIIMNKKLYNQKAIALIVEFFEFLNETKFFKYWSSKKNVVDHAKIVEEFVDVIHFAFSIGNNLKYDFAKHNFISKTSTLEEATLKFVESFTNLIKENTTKNFSSMFNRLFNIAELLKISETEIMEVYLKKNKINIERQDNGY
- a CDS encoding RNA methyltransferase, which translates into the protein MDIKTITSTKNDLIKNLIKLKSQPTKEMYFVEGKNIVKETLAKNIVIKVFCVEEEITVTKQYNVETIIISKAVADKLSEVKTNQGIFAICKINQSEIDFNSNVLILDNIQDPGNMGTLLRSAAAFGFKTVIASETSTSFFNQKTIRSAQGNHLSLNLIKANLEEIIEILRRANYKIIGTFINQKNDVNIINNNKLALILGNEGNGIDLKFKAMIDYNILIEMNNNVESLNVGVAGSIIMHDFFNQKNRS
- a CDS encoding PTS transporter subunit EIIC, which produces MNSKQKTKTNVFAQIMPTLSKLGKSFLLPIALLPIAGLFLAIGATITAKITNHDAFFYVIGDIMNKMGNVAFANLPVFFAIAVAISFTGDSGVAALTAVLAFLVFNAFQTPLIKDMGADKFKILFIKDIDKGLFTDNLGVHSLNTGVFAAIFVGAISAKMYNKFHKTQLPAAIGFFSGSKLVPIVTFFAIIPLSIIFLIIWPFIGKGLSAFGTWTGSLPNGVSSLIYEIIERSLVPFGLHHVYYSPLWWTGAGGDLLKSLQDFLNKGHQTFADGKSVQDAINAIINNKDASSPLGDQTIIMWIIGHSNLMTFADAKEVGLNLGQFMTGKFGFMLLGLPAAAVAMWLTVPKENRKQVMGIYFSAAFCCMLTGITEPLEYTFLFVAPWLFYGVHMPLASIAFFLCGLMQVHIGQTVSGGLIDFVVFGIVPWAGGNNTNAIHIFWIAPLMGILYFFAFSFAIRFANSRRLKAGLTEIELPGFGNEMALKTKADFIAKKEGAVSAEPSELYDVNNPKAVKAFKLIACFGGEENIENVDSCASRLRITVVDGSKVDVEGIKALGGCNGVLVKGKAIQAVYGGEQEVIKPYMKEILVKMRNQNN